From a region of the Halolamina sp. CBA1230 genome:
- a CDS encoding VWA domain-containing protein — protein MDDNPKLYNTTRRQILAGMGAVGLASAGAGLGTTAYFSDTESFEGNNLQAGTLDLKLDYKSTYVGGAGRLDHIREHYEDAEYLGEGRYLLDQAPTPDEEEAWEDHVTGEEVDFCSPEADEYLVNGDDMPIFTLDDVKPGDSGEVTVSLHICDNPAYVRMLGELVSESENGQTEPELDAEGEDTDDVSELADAIDVRVWYDEDCDNVYEPTGTGQQQELEVALVSDTSGSMSQEIGDLKSAANNFVDNLSSPDEAAAISFSDGASLDQALTTNYQAVKDAINLYNANGGTDMEDGIAVAENELLNGSAATTGASKVMILLSDGEPTDEDDAEDAADSAKDAGIRLFTIALGNGADEAFLESIASSPGDAFVAPDPSDLDTVYAEIAQIVLEGEQLIAEGSLREVLAELEEMPVLDGDRAEEGIQCYPGNTTQCVGFEWELPWETGNEVQSDSVTFNFGFEAEQCRHNDEPFVTETETETDTQTAA, from the coding sequence ATGGACGACAACCCGAAACTGTACAACACGACTCGACGCCAGATCCTCGCCGGCATGGGTGCCGTCGGCCTCGCCTCCGCGGGCGCCGGCCTCGGTACCACGGCGTACTTCAGCGACACCGAGTCGTTCGAAGGCAACAACCTTCAGGCCGGCACGCTCGACCTGAAGCTCGACTACAAGTCCACCTACGTGGGTGGCGCCGGCCGCCTCGACCACATCCGCGAGCACTACGAGGACGCGGAGTACCTCGGCGAGGGGCGCTACCTGCTCGACCAGGCGCCGACGCCCGACGAGGAGGAGGCGTGGGAGGATCACGTCACCGGCGAGGAGGTCGACTTCTGTTCGCCCGAGGCCGACGAGTACCTCGTCAACGGCGACGATATGCCGATCTTCACGCTCGACGACGTGAAGCCCGGCGACTCCGGCGAAGTGACCGTCAGCCTCCACATCTGTGACAACCCCGCGTACGTGCGCATGCTGGGCGAGCTGGTGTCGGAGTCCGAGAACGGCCAGACCGAGCCCGAACTCGACGCGGAGGGCGAGGACACCGACGACGTCTCCGAGCTCGCCGACGCCATCGACGTGCGCGTCTGGTACGACGAGGACTGTGACAACGTGTACGAGCCCACCGGCACGGGCCAGCAGCAGGAACTGGAGGTCGCGCTCGTCAGCGACACCTCCGGCTCGATGAGCCAGGAGATCGGCGACCTCAAATCCGCCGCGAACAACTTCGTCGACAACCTCTCCTCGCCGGACGAGGCCGCGGCGATCTCGTTCTCGGACGGCGCCAGCCTCGACCAGGCGCTGACGACGAACTACCAGGCTGTCAAGGACGCCATCAACCTGTACAACGCCAACGGGGGGACCGACATGGAAGACGGTATCGCCGTCGCCGAGAACGAGCTCCTCAACGGCAGTGCCGCGACCACCGGCGCGTCGAAGGTGATGATCCTGCTCTCGGACGGCGAGCCGACCGACGAGGACGACGCCGAGGACGCCGCCGACAGCGCGAAGGACGCGGGCATCCGCCTGTTCACCATCGCGCTCGGCAACGGCGCCGACGAGGCGTTCCTCGAGAGCATCGCCTCCTCGCCCGGCGACGCGTTCGTCGCGCCCGACCCGTCCGACCTGGACACGGTGTACGCGGAGATCGCCCAGATCGTGCTCGAGGGCGAGCAGCTGATCGCCGAGGGCAGCCTGCGCGAGGTGCTCGCGGAGCTGGAGGAGATGCCCGTCCTCGACGGCGACCGCGCCGAGGAAGGCATCCAGTGTTACCCCGGCAACACCACCCAGTGTGTCGGCTTCGAGTGGGAGCTCCCCTGGGAGACCGGCAACGAGGTCCAGAGCGACAGCGTCACCTTCAACTTCGGCTTCGAGGCCGAGCAGTGCCGCCACAACGACGAGCCGTTCGTGACGGAGACCGAGACGGAGACCGACACCCAGACGGCCGCCTGA
- a CDS encoding VWA domain-containing protein, which translates to MTKKPYKTTRRQVLAGMGAVGLASAGAGLGTTAYFSDTESFEGNSLQAGTLDLKLDYKASYDGPNGPELIGQAPTEQQLIDQYGEAMEGPMTWEERADVGFACDTEGLIDGEAMPVFDLDDVKPGDYGEVTMSFHVCDNPAHVFFRGSVGEDVENGLTEPEAEVDETPDVGELSEAVDVRMWYDENCSNTYDERTGLADVLVVQDISGSMEYAGNGGEIDDGQGGTTTKLAVAKDAVGAFGDTAFDDPADVNVGLFTFGNEEYIGDDTPAGDDVGVELAPTDDESTFDTAVSNVQAAAEGVGGTALGLAVQEANDFLQANLRTNAQPVLIVLTDGEQFDSSVDELTAANQAKSEGTRIVMIDINDAGDGEPQLLRDMAGSSPTNAGDGDGTDYYQSAGSQFATAATDIFDSILQTIVVAEAVLFEGTLAEFDDAFEDGLALDPAPLLGQATTNEICFHPGTHCVAFEWWIDPEVGNEIQGDAVSFDFDFAAVQCRHNAEPTNPFASA; encoded by the coding sequence ATGACCAAGAAACCATACAAGACGACCCGCCGGCAAGTGCTCGCCGGCATGGGTGCCGTCGGCCTCGCCTCCGCGGGCGCGGGCCTCGGCACGACAGCGTACTTCAGCGACACCGAGTCGTTCGAAGGCAACAGCCTCCAGGCCGGCACGCTCGACCTGAAGCTCGACTACAAGGCGAGCTACGACGGGCCGAACGGCCCCGAACTGATCGGGCAGGCCCCGACCGAGCAGCAGCTGATCGACCAGTACGGCGAGGCCATGGAGGGCCCCATGACCTGGGAGGAGCGCGCGGACGTCGGGTTCGCCTGCGACACCGAGGGGCTGATCGACGGCGAGGCGATGCCCGTGTTCGATCTCGACGACGTGAAACCCGGCGACTACGGCGAGGTCACGATGAGCTTCCACGTCTGTGACAACCCCGCCCACGTGTTCTTCCGCGGCAGCGTCGGCGAGGACGTGGAGAACGGGCTGACCGAGCCCGAAGCCGAGGTCGACGAGACGCCGGACGTCGGCGAGCTCTCCGAGGCCGTCGACGTGCGGATGTGGTACGACGAGAACTGCTCGAACACGTACGACGAGCGCACCGGGCTCGCGGACGTGCTCGTGGTGCAGGACATCTCCGGCTCGATGGAGTACGCCGGCAACGGCGGCGAGATCGACGACGGGCAGGGCGGTACGACCACCAAGCTCGCGGTCGCGAAAGACGCCGTCGGGGCGTTCGGCGACACCGCGTTCGACGACCCCGCGGACGTGAACGTCGGCCTGTTCACGTTCGGCAACGAGGAGTACATCGGCGACGACACCCCGGCCGGCGACGACGTTGGGGTCGAACTCGCGCCGACGGACGACGAGTCGACGTTCGACACCGCAGTGTCGAACGTGCAGGCCGCCGCCGAGGGCGTCGGCGGCACGGCGCTCGGGCTCGCGGTGCAGGAGGCCAACGACTTCCTTCAGGCGAACCTCCGCACCAACGCCCAGCCCGTGCTGATCGTCCTGACCGACGGCGAGCAGTTCGACTCCAGCGTCGACGAGCTCACCGCGGCGAACCAGGCCAAATCCGAGGGCACCCGGATCGTGATGATCGACATCAACGACGCCGGCGACGGCGAGCCCCAGCTCCTGCGGGACATGGCCGGCAGTTCACCCACCAACGCGGGCGACGGCGACGGTACCGACTACTACCAGAGCGCCGGCAGCCAGTTCGCGACCGCCGCGACCGACATCTTCGACTCCATCCTCCAGACCATCGTGGTCGCGGAGGCCGTGCTGTTCGAGGGGACGCTGGCGGAGTTCGACGACGCGTTCGAGGACGGCCTCGCGCTCGACCCGGCGCCGCTGCTGGGCCAGGCGACGACGAACGAGATCTGTTTCCACCCCGGGACCCACTGTGTGGCGTTCGAGTGGTGGATCGATCCCGAGGTCGGCAACGAGATCCAGGGCGACGCGGTCAGCTTCGACTTCGACTTCGCGGCGGTGCAGTGCCGCCACAACGCGGAGCCGACCAACCCCTTCGCTTCGGCCTGA